Part of the Anopheles coluzzii chromosome 3, AcolN3, whole genome shotgun sequence genome is shown below.
CGCGTCGCTGCTCATCTTCCTGCTCGGCGCGTACACCGACTCGTTCCATCCGATCATCGACGGCATTGCGGGCCGGCTCGGATACCATGAGAAAATCTACGCCGTCGTGATCGATGCCGGCTCGACCGGGAGCCGCGTGCTGGCGTTCGAGTTTCACCACGGCACACTGGACGGGCGGCTCGTGCTAGACTACGAGCTGTTCGAGCAGTCGAAACCGGGCCTGTCGGCGTTTGCGGGCCGGCCGGAGGAAGGGGCGGCCAGCATCGGCAAACTGCTCGACCTTGCCAAGCGCGTGGTGCCGGAGGCGAAGCTGTCCCAGACACCGCTGGTGCTGAAGGCGACGGCCGGGCTGCGATTGCTCCCGCCTGCCCAAGCGGAAGCACTGCTCGCTGCCTGCCGCGAGCTGTTCAAATCGTCCGGCTTTCTGGTTAACGCGCAGTCGGTGGAGATCATGGACGGTACGGACGAGGGCATCTTTTCCTGGTTCACGGTTAACTTCCTGCTCGGCAAGCTGACCGGGCGCAACACGGTGGCGGCGCTGGATCTCGGCGGTGGCAGCACGCAGGTTACGTTTGCGCCGCGCGACGTCTCGCAGACGCCGCTGTACAAGGAATACATGCACCGGGTGCCCACGTTCAGCTCGTACGTGGAGGTGTTCACGAACAGCTACCTTGGGGCGGGGCTGCACGCGATACGGCACGCGGTGTTTACGCACCGGGCGGCCGAAAACCAGACCAAGCTGTCGAGCGAGTGCGTGAATCCGATCATCCACGAGAAGCTGTTCCGATACGGGACGGGCCAGTACTACATTAGCGGGAAGGACAATCCGAAGGCGACGGCCGAGAACCCCGTGGTCGACTACGAGCTGTGCGCGTCGATCGTAAAGCAGAAGCTGCTGCCGACGCTCAAGCCGAAGCCGGTCACGCTGAAGCAGCACGAAATATCGGCCTTCAGCTACTTCTTTGATCGTGCGATCGAGACGGGGCTTGTTGGTAAGAAAGGGGTTGGGGTTTTGTTCTGGTGATGATTTATTACGGTGAGCGTAAATTTTAATGTCGCTCTGTTATACTCCTTTCTAGATCCCATGCAGGGTGGCGAGACGACGGTGGGCGAGTTTGTGAGCAAATCGCGCGAGGTTTGCGCGGAAGCGAACGCAGACCAACCGTTCATGTGTGTGGATTTGGTCTTCATCTCGACGCTGCTCGAAGAGGGTTACGGACTGAAGGCAAAAACGCCCCTGAAGGTAAGAACTTGTTTAGTCGACTCACACATCATCTCGGTTTGTGATTTataatgtgtttgttttttatttgctggCCTACCTTTTTCAGCTGTATAAAAAGATTGACGGACACGAAATATCGTGGGCATTGGGCTGTGCGTACAACATTTTGACGAGTCGCGAAAATGCGATGAAACATAAGTAGGGTTATAAGGCAACGATGGGTTCCAAAACTAACATTGGAATCAACTGACGACGCTGATGCAGTCCAACATCAGTGGAGAAGATGCAATCAGGTGGTAACGCCACAACCGTTACCAACCCCTTTTCGAATCCGGAGAGAGCGTTTGAGGGGGGAAACGCAGAACGCCAACGAAGCAATCGGAAGGAAGGATTATTATCCGTTCTTTGAATCACTCTATGAGAGAAGGTGGTCAGAATGGCAGAAGAGAgaacagacagacagagagagagaggaattTAGAGCAAAAATGGGATATTACTGTAACTATATTTAATTGCTACCCCTATACAGGTCGTTATTATTGAACATTTTCCACCGAGTTCGCTACGCGAGATAGattgagagagaaagaggtagcaggagaaaaaaaaggtacagGGTGACAAAGGAAAAGGGATGTTTTAACACAGGCATTTAGACAAAACGAAAGGCAACGATCGGTTCCACATCCCTACCGAGTTTTACTTTTCCAACCAAAACACCCGTTTTTCACTCCCTTTACTCTCAATGAcaagttttacaaaaaaaaacacacctcCGAATCACGTTTTTTACACAACGGAAGCAacattaaacgaaaaaaaaaacaaccggtCCCGCCATATAGTAAACATAGTGAATTTTCAAAAGACAGAACtatattttaatatgttaGTAAAAACTGGAGGAAttaaacagaagaaaaaaagcacaatccATTTGCCAAAAACATGGGAGGATGTTGGTGGGAAGAATGGTACAGTTTTTGGTGTCTCTTTACAAGGAATCGAAAGGAAACGAAGAAGTAAAAAGATAAAGGAACCGCGAAGAGTGTGGTTTTTAAACtcgaaaagaaaacagcaaacagacgctttttacaacaaaactaaacaaaaaagaaccgtAACTATATCCAAGATGTGCCTTTTTTCTAGTAAAATTGTTCGTATCAgtacgtgcgtgcgtgaagT
Proteins encoded:
- the LOC120955698 gene encoding ectonucleoside triphosphate diphosphohydrolase 5 isoform X2; the protein is MGFEYELLQQQDSSERTQPPAGSRRKGGSKGGGGPGGSNLRFSFICLVVSASLLIFLLGAYTDSFHPIIDGIAGRLGYHEKIYAVVIDAGSTGSRVLAFEFHHGTLDGRLVLDYELFEQSKPGLSAFAGRPEEGAASIGKLLDLAKRVVPEAKLSQTPLVLKATAGLRLLPPAQAEALLAACRELFKSSGFLVNAQSVEIMDGTDEGIFSWFTVNFLLGKLTGRNTVAALDLGGGSTQVTFAPRDVSQTPLYKEYMHRVPTFSSYVEVFTNSYLGAGLHAIRHAVFTHRAAENQTKLSSECVNPIIHEKLFRYGTGQYYISGKDNPKATAENPVVDYELCASIVKQKLLPTLKPKPVTLKQHEISAFSYFFDRAIETGLVDPMQGGETTVGEFVSKSREVCAEANADQPFMCVDLVFISTLLEEGYGLKAKTPLKLYKKIDGHEISWALGCAYNILTSRENAMKHK
- the LOC120955698 gene encoding ectonucleoside triphosphate diphosphohydrolase 5 isoform X1; protein product: MPTANQNLRNRKLQQQDSSERTQPPAGSRRKGGSKGGGGPGGSNLRFSFICLVVSASLLIFLLGAYTDSFHPIIDGIAGRLGYHEKIYAVVIDAGSTGSRVLAFEFHHGTLDGRLVLDYELFEQSKPGLSAFAGRPEEGAASIGKLLDLAKRVVPEAKLSQTPLVLKATAGLRLLPPAQAEALLAACRELFKSSGFLVNAQSVEIMDGTDEGIFSWFTVNFLLGKLTGRNTVAALDLGGGSTQVTFAPRDVSQTPLYKEYMHRVPTFSSYVEVFTNSYLGAGLHAIRHAVFTHRAAENQTKLSSECVNPIIHEKLFRYGTGQYYISGKDNPKATAENPVVDYELCASIVKQKLLPTLKPKPVTLKQHEISAFSYFFDRAIETGLVDPMQGGETTVGEFVSKSREVCAEANADQPFMCVDLVFISTLLEEGYGLKAKTPLKLYKKIDGHEISWALGCAYNILTSRENAMKHK